From the Sebastes umbrosus isolate fSebUmb1 chromosome 2, fSebUmb1.pri, whole genome shotgun sequence genome, one window contains:
- the usp10 gene encoding ubiquitin carboxyl-terminal hydrolase 10 isoform X4: MASHSNQYIFGEFSPDEINQFFVTPRCYVELPPFNDKVPCVSQSSEDYQRIEFGVDEVMDSKPVGGNDPLFKVSSTLNPQAPEFILGCQSAQKAQQTAPPADDVPDDVPDETDFNSLDGPDSEASAMDNNPACQDMDPGGLGQRERKKKKKRPPGYYNYLDPLTGVNTCSAADGTPMTALVNGHAIGGPHHSAEDVDIKAFSGAELSTPGPVSKATSEAAVAAAKFAPTSTANQRTCDSPDDSSLDLTSGAASLSDGNNATSSSSSSSQSRGMTEGPRTADQQPDHLAPQSPELSDTPHSPRSKSPLPPPTAVATPPVATSITTTELEGRELADSGVANGLAEPDTPVSADEHKEDCESGEQAQQVSPDSAAQSVVTEQAHSPVIPAAPTANLPKSWASLFHNSKPLPGGPQAYVEVKNVVEVVSPSLATPEQPEKVGEVKDGPVHVSEDPMAPKLAELIENVKLIHKPVSLQPRGLINKGNWCYINATLQALIACPPMYHMLKSIPLHNETQRPCTSTPMMDNFVRLVNEFNNMPVPSKAKQQAVGDKVMKDIRPGVPFEPTYIYRLLTLIKSSLSEKGRQEDAEEYLGFTLNGLHEEMLALKKLISPQEEKAPTPNGPESQPGVEEDVADKEEEGSEDEWEQVGPRNKTSITRQADFVRTPITDIFGGHIRSVVYQQNSKESATLQPFFTLQLDIQSEKIRTVQEALETLVARESVQGYTTKTKQEIEISRRVTLEELPPVLVLHLKRFVFEKTGGCQKLTKNIDYPVDLEISKDLLSAGVRSKVVKGQRTYRLFAVVYHHGNSATGGHYTTDVFHIGLNGWLRIDDQAVKVINQYQVVKQTAERTAYLLYYRRVDLL, from the exons TACATCTTCGGGGAATTCAGCCCTGATGAGATCAATCAGTTTTTTGTGACTCCACGATGTTATGTTGAG cttcCCCCGTTCAATGACAAAGTCCCATGCGTCAGTCAGTCTTCTG AAGACTATCAGCGCATTGAGTTTGGTGTTGACGAGGTGATGGACTCCAAGCCTGTTGGGGGAAACGATCCTTTATTCAAGGTGTCGAGCACCCTCAACCCCCAGGCTCCAGAGTTCATCCTGGGCTGCCAGTCGGCCCAGAAGGCCCAACAGACGGCTCCTCCAGCAGATGACGTCCCTGATGATGTCCCTGATGAAACCGACTTCAACTCGCTGGATGGCCCCGACTCGGAGGCTTCAGCAATGGACAATAACCCGGCCTGCCAGGACATGGACCCTGGCGGCCTGGGACagcgagagaggaagaaaaagaaaaagcgaCCGCCGGGGTATTACAACTACCTGGACCCGTTAACTGGCGTCAACACCTGCAGTGCAGCAGATGGGACGCCGATGACGGCACTGGTGAACGGACATGCAATCGGTGGCCCACACCACAGTGCTGAAGATGTGGACATTAAGGCATTTTCGGGGGCTGAACTTTCCACCCCTGGACCTGTCTCCAAGGCAACATCAGAAGCTGCTGTTGCAGCAGCCAAGTTTGCCCCCACATCCACTGCCAATCAGAGGACTTGTGATAGCCCTGATGACTCTTCTTTGGACTTAACAAGTGGAGCTGCCTCTTTATCAGATGGCAACAATGcaacttcctcctcttcatcctcctctcaaAGCAGAGGGATGACAGAGGGACCGAGGACTGCAGATCAgcagccagatcatttggctccaCAGAGCCCCGAACTTTCAGATACTCCACACAGCCCCCGCTCCAaatcccctcttcctcctccaactGCTGTGGCCACCCCCCCTGTCGCCACTTCCATTACGACTACTGAACTGGAGGGAAGGGAGCTAGCAGACAGTGGGGTGGCCAATGGGTTGGCAGAGCCTGATACTCCCGTCAGTGCAGACGAACACAAAGAAGACTGTGAGAGTGGGGAGCAGGCTCAGCAGGTCTCCCCAGACTCTGCTGCCCAGTCGGTAGTGACAGAGCAGGCCCATTCGCCTGTGATTCCAGCTGCACCTACTGCCAACCTCCCCAAATCTTGGGCTAGCCTCTTTCACAACTCCAAGCCTCTGCCTGGGGGCCCTCAGGCCTATGTGGAGGTAAAAAATGTTGTGGAAGTTGTGTCTCCCTCCCTCGCCACGCCAGAGCAGCCTGAGAAAGTTGGGGAGGTCAAAGACGGCCCTGTCCACGTTTCAGAGGATCCTATGGCCCCTAAACTTGCAG AACTTATTGAGAATGTGAAGTTGATACATAAACCAGTGTCTTTGCAGCCGAGAGGACTGATCAACAAGGGAAACTGGTGCTATATCAACGCT ACCCTGCAAGCTCTGATTGCGTGCCCTCCCATGTATCACATGTTGAAGTCCATTCCTCTGCATAATGAAACGCAGAGACCATGTACCTCCACACCCATGATGGACAACTT TGTAAGGCTGGTGAATGAGTTCAACAACATGCCTGTGCCATCTAAAGCCAAACAGCAAG CTGTTGGTGATAAGGTCATGAAAGACATTCGGCCCGGTGTACCGTTTGAACCGACCTACATTTATAGACTCCTCACTCTCATCAAGTCAAGTCTCTCTGAGAAG GGTCGACAAGAGGATGCAGAGGAGTATCTTGGCTTCACTCTCAACGGACTTCATGAGGAGATGCTGGCTTTGAAAAAGCTTATCTCGCCTCAGGAAGAGA AAGCTCCCACACCCAACGGGCCAGAGTCTCAGCCAGGTGTGGAGGAAGATGTTGCTGATAAGGAGGAAGAAGGTAGTGAGGACGAGTGGGAGCAAGTTGGCCCCAGAAACAAGACTTCCATCACTCGCCAAGCTGACTTTGTCCGCACACCCATCACTGACATATTTGGTGGGCACATCAG ATCGGTGGTGTATCAACAAAACTCTAAAGAGTCGGCCACTCTGCAGCCTTTCTTCACCCTGCAGCTGGACATCCAGTCAGAGAAGATCCGCACTGTCCAGGAGGCTCTAGAAACCTTGGTGGCACGAGAGTCAGTCCAGGGCTACACCACTAAAACCAAGCAGGAG aTTGAGATCAGTCGGAGGGTGACTCTGGAAGAGTTGCCTCCTGTGTTGGTGCTCCATCTCAAgagatttgtttttgaaaagactggaggtTGTCAGAAACTCACCAAGAACATTGATTACCCCGTCGACCTGGAGATCAGCAAAG ATCTCCTGTCCGCTGGAGTGCGGAGCAAAGTTGTGAAAGGCCAAAGAACTTACCGGCTCtttgcag TTGTCTATCACCATGGGAACAGCGCGACAGGCGGTCATTACACCACGGATGTCTTCCACATTGGTCTTAACGGCTGGCTGCGCATTGACGACCAGGCAGTGAAGGTCATCAACCAGTACCAGGTGGTGAAGCAGACTGCAGAGCGCACCGCCTACCTGCTGTACTACCGCCGCGTCGACCTGCTgtag
- the usp10 gene encoding ubiquitin carboxyl-terminal hydrolase 10 isoform X1, with protein MASHSNQYIFGEFSPDEINQFFVTPRCYVELPPFNDKVPCVSQSSGSYCTPAVPYIMESMGLQVCAEDYQRIEFGVDEVMDSKPVGGNDPLFKVSSTLNPQAPEFILGCQSAQKAQQTAPPADDVPDDVPDETDFNSLDGPDSEASAMDNNPACQDMDPGGLGQRERKKKKKRPPGYYNYLDPLTGVNTCSAADGTPMTALVNGHAIGGPHHSAEDVDIKAFSGAELSTPGPVSKATSEAAVAAAKFAPTSTANQRTCDSPDDSSLDLTSGAASLSDGNNATSSSSSSSQSRGMTEGPRTADQQPDHLAPQSPELSDTPHSPRSKSPLPPPTAVATPPVATSITTTELEGRELADSGVANGLAEPDTPVSADEHKEDCESGEQAQQVSPDSAAQSVVTEQAHSPVIPAAPTANLPKSWASLFHNSKPLPGGPQAYVEVKNVVEVVSPSLATPEQPEKVGEVKDGPVHVSEDPMAPKLAELIENVKLIHKPVSLQPRGLINKGNWCYINATLQALIACPPMYHMLKSIPLHNETQRPCTSTPMMDNFVRLVNEFNNMPVPSKAKQQAVGDKVMKDIRPGVPFEPTYIYRLLTLIKSSLSEKGRQEDAEEYLGFTLNGLHEEMLALKKLISPQEEKAPTPNGPESQPGVEEDVADKEEEGSEDEWEQVGPRNKTSITRQADFVRTPITDIFGGHIRSVVYQQNSKESATLQPFFTLQLDIQSEKIRTVQEALETLVARESVQGYTTKTKQEIEISRRVTLEELPPVLVLHLKRFVFEKTGGCQKLTKNIDYPVDLEISKDLLSAGVRSKVVKGQRTYRLFAVVYHHGNSATGGHYTTDVFHIGLNGWLRIDDQAVKVINQYQVVKQTAERTAYLLYYRRVDLL; from the exons TACATCTTCGGGGAATTCAGCCCTGATGAGATCAATCAGTTTTTTGTGACTCCACGATGTTATGTTGAG cttcCCCCGTTCAATGACAAAGTCCCATGCGTCAGTCAGTCTTCTG GAAGTTACTGCACTCCTGCTGTACCTTATATTATGGAGTCTATGGGACTGCAGGTTTGCG CAGAAGACTATCAGCGCATTGAGTTTGGTGTTGACGAGGTGATGGACTCCAAGCCTGTTGGGGGAAACGATCCTTTATTCAAGGTGTCGAGCACCCTCAACCCCCAGGCTCCAGAGTTCATCCTGGGCTGCCAGTCGGCCCAGAAGGCCCAACAGACGGCTCCTCCAGCAGATGACGTCCCTGATGATGTCCCTGATGAAACCGACTTCAACTCGCTGGATGGCCCCGACTCGGAGGCTTCAGCAATGGACAATAACCCGGCCTGCCAGGACATGGACCCTGGCGGCCTGGGACagcgagagaggaagaaaaagaaaaagcgaCCGCCGGGGTATTACAACTACCTGGACCCGTTAACTGGCGTCAACACCTGCAGTGCAGCAGATGGGACGCCGATGACGGCACTGGTGAACGGACATGCAATCGGTGGCCCACACCACAGTGCTGAAGATGTGGACATTAAGGCATTTTCGGGGGCTGAACTTTCCACCCCTGGACCTGTCTCCAAGGCAACATCAGAAGCTGCTGTTGCAGCAGCCAAGTTTGCCCCCACATCCACTGCCAATCAGAGGACTTGTGATAGCCCTGATGACTCTTCTTTGGACTTAACAAGTGGAGCTGCCTCTTTATCAGATGGCAACAATGcaacttcctcctcttcatcctcctctcaaAGCAGAGGGATGACAGAGGGACCGAGGACTGCAGATCAgcagccagatcatttggctccaCAGAGCCCCGAACTTTCAGATACTCCACACAGCCCCCGCTCCAaatcccctcttcctcctccaactGCTGTGGCCACCCCCCCTGTCGCCACTTCCATTACGACTACTGAACTGGAGGGAAGGGAGCTAGCAGACAGTGGGGTGGCCAATGGGTTGGCAGAGCCTGATACTCCCGTCAGTGCAGACGAACACAAAGAAGACTGTGAGAGTGGGGAGCAGGCTCAGCAGGTCTCCCCAGACTCTGCTGCCCAGTCGGTAGTGACAGAGCAGGCCCATTCGCCTGTGATTCCAGCTGCACCTACTGCCAACCTCCCCAAATCTTGGGCTAGCCTCTTTCACAACTCCAAGCCTCTGCCTGGGGGCCCTCAGGCCTATGTGGAGGTAAAAAATGTTGTGGAAGTTGTGTCTCCCTCCCTCGCCACGCCAGAGCAGCCTGAGAAAGTTGGGGAGGTCAAAGACGGCCCTGTCCACGTTTCAGAGGATCCTATGGCCCCTAAACTTGCAG AACTTATTGAGAATGTGAAGTTGATACATAAACCAGTGTCTTTGCAGCCGAGAGGACTGATCAACAAGGGAAACTGGTGCTATATCAACGCT ACCCTGCAAGCTCTGATTGCGTGCCCTCCCATGTATCACATGTTGAAGTCCATTCCTCTGCATAATGAAACGCAGAGACCATGTACCTCCACACCCATGATGGACAACTT TGTAAGGCTGGTGAATGAGTTCAACAACATGCCTGTGCCATCTAAAGCCAAACAGCAAG CTGTTGGTGATAAGGTCATGAAAGACATTCGGCCCGGTGTACCGTTTGAACCGACCTACATTTATAGACTCCTCACTCTCATCAAGTCAAGTCTCTCTGAGAAG GGTCGACAAGAGGATGCAGAGGAGTATCTTGGCTTCACTCTCAACGGACTTCATGAGGAGATGCTGGCTTTGAAAAAGCTTATCTCGCCTCAGGAAGAGA AAGCTCCCACACCCAACGGGCCAGAGTCTCAGCCAGGTGTGGAGGAAGATGTTGCTGATAAGGAGGAAGAAGGTAGTGAGGACGAGTGGGAGCAAGTTGGCCCCAGAAACAAGACTTCCATCACTCGCCAAGCTGACTTTGTCCGCACACCCATCACTGACATATTTGGTGGGCACATCAG ATCGGTGGTGTATCAACAAAACTCTAAAGAGTCGGCCACTCTGCAGCCTTTCTTCACCCTGCAGCTGGACATCCAGTCAGAGAAGATCCGCACTGTCCAGGAGGCTCTAGAAACCTTGGTGGCACGAGAGTCAGTCCAGGGCTACACCACTAAAACCAAGCAGGAG aTTGAGATCAGTCGGAGGGTGACTCTGGAAGAGTTGCCTCCTGTGTTGGTGCTCCATCTCAAgagatttgtttttgaaaagactggaggtTGTCAGAAACTCACCAAGAACATTGATTACCCCGTCGACCTGGAGATCAGCAAAG ATCTCCTGTCCGCTGGAGTGCGGAGCAAAGTTGTGAAAGGCCAAAGAACTTACCGGCTCtttgcag TTGTCTATCACCATGGGAACAGCGCGACAGGCGGTCATTACACCACGGATGTCTTCCACATTGGTCTTAACGGCTGGCTGCGCATTGACGACCAGGCAGTGAAGGTCATCAACCAGTACCAGGTGGTGAAGCAGACTGCAGAGCGCACCGCCTACCTGCTGTACTACCGCCGCGTCGACCTGCTgtag
- the usp10 gene encoding ubiquitin carboxyl-terminal hydrolase 10 isoform X2 gives MASHSNQYIFGEFSPDEINQFFVTPRCYVELPPFNDKVPCVSQSSGSYCTPAVPYIMESMGLQVCEDYQRIEFGVDEVMDSKPVGGNDPLFKVSSTLNPQAPEFILGCQSAQKAQQTAPPADDVPDDVPDETDFNSLDGPDSEASAMDNNPACQDMDPGGLGQRERKKKKKRPPGYYNYLDPLTGVNTCSAADGTPMTALVNGHAIGGPHHSAEDVDIKAFSGAELSTPGPVSKATSEAAVAAAKFAPTSTANQRTCDSPDDSSLDLTSGAASLSDGNNATSSSSSSSQSRGMTEGPRTADQQPDHLAPQSPELSDTPHSPRSKSPLPPPTAVATPPVATSITTTELEGRELADSGVANGLAEPDTPVSADEHKEDCESGEQAQQVSPDSAAQSVVTEQAHSPVIPAAPTANLPKSWASLFHNSKPLPGGPQAYVEVKNVVEVVSPSLATPEQPEKVGEVKDGPVHVSEDPMAPKLAELIENVKLIHKPVSLQPRGLINKGNWCYINATLQALIACPPMYHMLKSIPLHNETQRPCTSTPMMDNFVRLVNEFNNMPVPSKAKQQAVGDKVMKDIRPGVPFEPTYIYRLLTLIKSSLSEKGRQEDAEEYLGFTLNGLHEEMLALKKLISPQEEKAPTPNGPESQPGVEEDVADKEEEGSEDEWEQVGPRNKTSITRQADFVRTPITDIFGGHIRSVVYQQNSKESATLQPFFTLQLDIQSEKIRTVQEALETLVARESVQGYTTKTKQEIEISRRVTLEELPPVLVLHLKRFVFEKTGGCQKLTKNIDYPVDLEISKDLLSAGVRSKVVKGQRTYRLFAVVYHHGNSATGGHYTTDVFHIGLNGWLRIDDQAVKVINQYQVVKQTAERTAYLLYYRRVDLL, from the exons TACATCTTCGGGGAATTCAGCCCTGATGAGATCAATCAGTTTTTTGTGACTCCACGATGTTATGTTGAG cttcCCCCGTTCAATGACAAAGTCCCATGCGTCAGTCAGTCTTCTG GAAGTTACTGCACTCCTGCTGTACCTTATATTATGGAGTCTATGGGACTGCAGGTTTGCG AAGACTATCAGCGCATTGAGTTTGGTGTTGACGAGGTGATGGACTCCAAGCCTGTTGGGGGAAACGATCCTTTATTCAAGGTGTCGAGCACCCTCAACCCCCAGGCTCCAGAGTTCATCCTGGGCTGCCAGTCGGCCCAGAAGGCCCAACAGACGGCTCCTCCAGCAGATGACGTCCCTGATGATGTCCCTGATGAAACCGACTTCAACTCGCTGGATGGCCCCGACTCGGAGGCTTCAGCAATGGACAATAACCCGGCCTGCCAGGACATGGACCCTGGCGGCCTGGGACagcgagagaggaagaaaaagaaaaagcgaCCGCCGGGGTATTACAACTACCTGGACCCGTTAACTGGCGTCAACACCTGCAGTGCAGCAGATGGGACGCCGATGACGGCACTGGTGAACGGACATGCAATCGGTGGCCCACACCACAGTGCTGAAGATGTGGACATTAAGGCATTTTCGGGGGCTGAACTTTCCACCCCTGGACCTGTCTCCAAGGCAACATCAGAAGCTGCTGTTGCAGCAGCCAAGTTTGCCCCCACATCCACTGCCAATCAGAGGACTTGTGATAGCCCTGATGACTCTTCTTTGGACTTAACAAGTGGAGCTGCCTCTTTATCAGATGGCAACAATGcaacttcctcctcttcatcctcctctcaaAGCAGAGGGATGACAGAGGGACCGAGGACTGCAGATCAgcagccagatcatttggctccaCAGAGCCCCGAACTTTCAGATACTCCACACAGCCCCCGCTCCAaatcccctcttcctcctccaactGCTGTGGCCACCCCCCCTGTCGCCACTTCCATTACGACTACTGAACTGGAGGGAAGGGAGCTAGCAGACAGTGGGGTGGCCAATGGGTTGGCAGAGCCTGATACTCCCGTCAGTGCAGACGAACACAAAGAAGACTGTGAGAGTGGGGAGCAGGCTCAGCAGGTCTCCCCAGACTCTGCTGCCCAGTCGGTAGTGACAGAGCAGGCCCATTCGCCTGTGATTCCAGCTGCACCTACTGCCAACCTCCCCAAATCTTGGGCTAGCCTCTTTCACAACTCCAAGCCTCTGCCTGGGGGCCCTCAGGCCTATGTGGAGGTAAAAAATGTTGTGGAAGTTGTGTCTCCCTCCCTCGCCACGCCAGAGCAGCCTGAGAAAGTTGGGGAGGTCAAAGACGGCCCTGTCCACGTTTCAGAGGATCCTATGGCCCCTAAACTTGCAG AACTTATTGAGAATGTGAAGTTGATACATAAACCAGTGTCTTTGCAGCCGAGAGGACTGATCAACAAGGGAAACTGGTGCTATATCAACGCT ACCCTGCAAGCTCTGATTGCGTGCCCTCCCATGTATCACATGTTGAAGTCCATTCCTCTGCATAATGAAACGCAGAGACCATGTACCTCCACACCCATGATGGACAACTT TGTAAGGCTGGTGAATGAGTTCAACAACATGCCTGTGCCATCTAAAGCCAAACAGCAAG CTGTTGGTGATAAGGTCATGAAAGACATTCGGCCCGGTGTACCGTTTGAACCGACCTACATTTATAGACTCCTCACTCTCATCAAGTCAAGTCTCTCTGAGAAG GGTCGACAAGAGGATGCAGAGGAGTATCTTGGCTTCACTCTCAACGGACTTCATGAGGAGATGCTGGCTTTGAAAAAGCTTATCTCGCCTCAGGAAGAGA AAGCTCCCACACCCAACGGGCCAGAGTCTCAGCCAGGTGTGGAGGAAGATGTTGCTGATAAGGAGGAAGAAGGTAGTGAGGACGAGTGGGAGCAAGTTGGCCCCAGAAACAAGACTTCCATCACTCGCCAAGCTGACTTTGTCCGCACACCCATCACTGACATATTTGGTGGGCACATCAG ATCGGTGGTGTATCAACAAAACTCTAAAGAGTCGGCCACTCTGCAGCCTTTCTTCACCCTGCAGCTGGACATCCAGTCAGAGAAGATCCGCACTGTCCAGGAGGCTCTAGAAACCTTGGTGGCACGAGAGTCAGTCCAGGGCTACACCACTAAAACCAAGCAGGAG aTTGAGATCAGTCGGAGGGTGACTCTGGAAGAGTTGCCTCCTGTGTTGGTGCTCCATCTCAAgagatttgtttttgaaaagactggaggtTGTCAGAAACTCACCAAGAACATTGATTACCCCGTCGACCTGGAGATCAGCAAAG ATCTCCTGTCCGCTGGAGTGCGGAGCAAAGTTGTGAAAGGCCAAAGAACTTACCGGCTCtttgcag TTGTCTATCACCATGGGAACAGCGCGACAGGCGGTCATTACACCACGGATGTCTTCCACATTGGTCTTAACGGCTGGCTGCGCATTGACGACCAGGCAGTGAAGGTCATCAACCAGTACCAGGTGGTGAAGCAGACTGCAGAGCGCACCGCCTACCTGCTGTACTACCGCCGCGTCGACCTGCTgtag
- the usp10 gene encoding ubiquitin carboxyl-terminal hydrolase 10 isoform X3, producing the protein MASHSNQYIFGEFSPDEINQFFVTPRCYVELPPFNDKVPCVSQSSAEDYQRIEFGVDEVMDSKPVGGNDPLFKVSSTLNPQAPEFILGCQSAQKAQQTAPPADDVPDDVPDETDFNSLDGPDSEASAMDNNPACQDMDPGGLGQRERKKKKKRPPGYYNYLDPLTGVNTCSAADGTPMTALVNGHAIGGPHHSAEDVDIKAFSGAELSTPGPVSKATSEAAVAAAKFAPTSTANQRTCDSPDDSSLDLTSGAASLSDGNNATSSSSSSSQSRGMTEGPRTADQQPDHLAPQSPELSDTPHSPRSKSPLPPPTAVATPPVATSITTTELEGRELADSGVANGLAEPDTPVSADEHKEDCESGEQAQQVSPDSAAQSVVTEQAHSPVIPAAPTANLPKSWASLFHNSKPLPGGPQAYVEVKNVVEVVSPSLATPEQPEKVGEVKDGPVHVSEDPMAPKLAELIENVKLIHKPVSLQPRGLINKGNWCYINATLQALIACPPMYHMLKSIPLHNETQRPCTSTPMMDNFVRLVNEFNNMPVPSKAKQQAVGDKVMKDIRPGVPFEPTYIYRLLTLIKSSLSEKGRQEDAEEYLGFTLNGLHEEMLALKKLISPQEEKAPTPNGPESQPGVEEDVADKEEEGSEDEWEQVGPRNKTSITRQADFVRTPITDIFGGHIRSVVYQQNSKESATLQPFFTLQLDIQSEKIRTVQEALETLVARESVQGYTTKTKQEIEISRRVTLEELPPVLVLHLKRFVFEKTGGCQKLTKNIDYPVDLEISKDLLSAGVRSKVVKGQRTYRLFAVVYHHGNSATGGHYTTDVFHIGLNGWLRIDDQAVKVINQYQVVKQTAERTAYLLYYRRVDLL; encoded by the exons TACATCTTCGGGGAATTCAGCCCTGATGAGATCAATCAGTTTTTTGTGACTCCACGATGTTATGTTGAG cttcCCCCGTTCAATGACAAAGTCCCATGCGTCAGTCAGTCTTCTG CAGAAGACTATCAGCGCATTGAGTTTGGTGTTGACGAGGTGATGGACTCCAAGCCTGTTGGGGGAAACGATCCTTTATTCAAGGTGTCGAGCACCCTCAACCCCCAGGCTCCAGAGTTCATCCTGGGCTGCCAGTCGGCCCAGAAGGCCCAACAGACGGCTCCTCCAGCAGATGACGTCCCTGATGATGTCCCTGATGAAACCGACTTCAACTCGCTGGATGGCCCCGACTCGGAGGCTTCAGCAATGGACAATAACCCGGCCTGCCAGGACATGGACCCTGGCGGCCTGGGACagcgagagaggaagaaaaagaaaaagcgaCCGCCGGGGTATTACAACTACCTGGACCCGTTAACTGGCGTCAACACCTGCAGTGCAGCAGATGGGACGCCGATGACGGCACTGGTGAACGGACATGCAATCGGTGGCCCACACCACAGTGCTGAAGATGTGGACATTAAGGCATTTTCGGGGGCTGAACTTTCCACCCCTGGACCTGTCTCCAAGGCAACATCAGAAGCTGCTGTTGCAGCAGCCAAGTTTGCCCCCACATCCACTGCCAATCAGAGGACTTGTGATAGCCCTGATGACTCTTCTTTGGACTTAACAAGTGGAGCTGCCTCTTTATCAGATGGCAACAATGcaacttcctcctcttcatcctcctctcaaAGCAGAGGGATGACAGAGGGACCGAGGACTGCAGATCAgcagccagatcatttggctccaCAGAGCCCCGAACTTTCAGATACTCCACACAGCCCCCGCTCCAaatcccctcttcctcctccaactGCTGTGGCCACCCCCCCTGTCGCCACTTCCATTACGACTACTGAACTGGAGGGAAGGGAGCTAGCAGACAGTGGGGTGGCCAATGGGTTGGCAGAGCCTGATACTCCCGTCAGTGCAGACGAACACAAAGAAGACTGTGAGAGTGGGGAGCAGGCTCAGCAGGTCTCCCCAGACTCTGCTGCCCAGTCGGTAGTGACAGAGCAGGCCCATTCGCCTGTGATTCCAGCTGCACCTACTGCCAACCTCCCCAAATCTTGGGCTAGCCTCTTTCACAACTCCAAGCCTCTGCCTGGGGGCCCTCAGGCCTATGTGGAGGTAAAAAATGTTGTGGAAGTTGTGTCTCCCTCCCTCGCCACGCCAGAGCAGCCTGAGAAAGTTGGGGAGGTCAAAGACGGCCCTGTCCACGTTTCAGAGGATCCTATGGCCCCTAAACTTGCAG AACTTATTGAGAATGTGAAGTTGATACATAAACCAGTGTCTTTGCAGCCGAGAGGACTGATCAACAAGGGAAACTGGTGCTATATCAACGCT ACCCTGCAAGCTCTGATTGCGTGCCCTCCCATGTATCACATGTTGAAGTCCATTCCTCTGCATAATGAAACGCAGAGACCATGTACCTCCACACCCATGATGGACAACTT TGTAAGGCTGGTGAATGAGTTCAACAACATGCCTGTGCCATCTAAAGCCAAACAGCAAG CTGTTGGTGATAAGGTCATGAAAGACATTCGGCCCGGTGTACCGTTTGAACCGACCTACATTTATAGACTCCTCACTCTCATCAAGTCAAGTCTCTCTGAGAAG GGTCGACAAGAGGATGCAGAGGAGTATCTTGGCTTCACTCTCAACGGACTTCATGAGGAGATGCTGGCTTTGAAAAAGCTTATCTCGCCTCAGGAAGAGA AAGCTCCCACACCCAACGGGCCAGAGTCTCAGCCAGGTGTGGAGGAAGATGTTGCTGATAAGGAGGAAGAAGGTAGTGAGGACGAGTGGGAGCAAGTTGGCCCCAGAAACAAGACTTCCATCACTCGCCAAGCTGACTTTGTCCGCACACCCATCACTGACATATTTGGTGGGCACATCAG ATCGGTGGTGTATCAACAAAACTCTAAAGAGTCGGCCACTCTGCAGCCTTTCTTCACCCTGCAGCTGGACATCCAGTCAGAGAAGATCCGCACTGTCCAGGAGGCTCTAGAAACCTTGGTGGCACGAGAGTCAGTCCAGGGCTACACCACTAAAACCAAGCAGGAG aTTGAGATCAGTCGGAGGGTGACTCTGGAAGAGTTGCCTCCTGTGTTGGTGCTCCATCTCAAgagatttgtttttgaaaagactggaggtTGTCAGAAACTCACCAAGAACATTGATTACCCCGTCGACCTGGAGATCAGCAAAG ATCTCCTGTCCGCTGGAGTGCGGAGCAAAGTTGTGAAAGGCCAAAGAACTTACCGGCTCtttgcag TTGTCTATCACCATGGGAACAGCGCGACAGGCGGTCATTACACCACGGATGTCTTCCACATTGGTCTTAACGGCTGGCTGCGCATTGACGACCAGGCAGTGAAGGTCATCAACCAGTACCAGGTGGTGAAGCAGACTGCAGAGCGCACCGCCTACCTGCTGTACTACCGCCGCGTCGACCTGCTgtag